The following coding sequences are from one Methanosarcina sp. WWM596 window:
- a CDS encoding methyltransferase domain-containing protein: MARRKQFEKPLHGDKESVRFATPEPISRYRAQRLKCKTLADISCGIGGQTVFFAQQCEFVYAVEIDPEKIEYAKQNCEMYGLNNVKFICGDALDPKVIEQIPAVDVVFSDPFRPAEEDERHVSSLEPGIPNVLSAYREKTANFAFEAPPQMPPERIPFDCEKEYISLEGQLNRLTLYFGDLKQYDRLAVALPAGEGLVSKNMPLPQIREAEKMKLCAYEPEPSVVAAGLLPELVESMMQMAGPIVGAFELFRVDKKRLLLTSDALIKQSMIKNHYLVLKVTPFEPREINKFLKDRNVGSVVLRAGVKPEDYWEVRNEVEKGLEGKKTIHLFVKDSIAILCEVLFKT; the protein is encoded by the coding sequence GTGGCACGGAGAAAACAATTTGAAAAACCCCTGCACGGGGATAAGGAAAGCGTGCGCTTTGCAACCCCTGAGCCTATTTCTCGCTACAGGGCGCAGCGCCTGAAGTGCAAGACTCTTGCTGATATCAGCTGCGGGATTGGAGGGCAGACGGTTTTTTTTGCACAGCAGTGCGAGTTTGTATATGCAGTGGAAATCGACCCCGAGAAAATCGAGTATGCAAAACAAAACTGTGAGATGTACGGACTTAACAATGTGAAATTCATCTGCGGAGACGCTCTTGACCCGAAAGTGATCGAGCAGATCCCGGCAGTAGATGTGGTATTTTCGGACCCTTTCCGCCCGGCAGAAGAAGATGAAAGGCATGTCTCAAGCCTTGAGCCCGGAATCCCGAATGTGCTTTCGGCTTACAGGGAAAAGACAGCAAATTTCGCTTTCGAAGCTCCACCCCAGATGCCGCCGGAAAGGATTCCTTTTGACTGCGAAAAAGAGTATATTTCCCTGGAAGGGCAGCTCAACCGCCTGACTCTCTACTTCGGCGATTTAAAACAGTATGACCGGCTTGCTGTGGCTCTTCCTGCAGGCGAAGGGCTGGTCTCGAAGAATATGCCGCTTCCGCAGATCCGAGAAGCAGAAAAGATGAAACTCTGCGCCTATGAACCCGAGCCCTCTGTTGTTGCAGCAGGTCTGCTACCTGAACTTGTTGAATCCATGATGCAGATGGCAGGCCCGATTGTAGGGGCTTTCGAACTTTTCAGGGTTGACAAAAAGAGGCTTTTACTGACTTCTGATGCCCTGATAAAGCAGTCCATGATCAAAAATCACTACTTGGTCCTGAAAGTCACTCCCTTTGAGCCAAGGGAAATCAATAAGTTTCTGAAGGACAGGAATGTTGGGAGTGTCGTACTTCGGGCAGGCGTAAAACCCGAGGACTACTGGGAAGTTCGAAACGAAGTAGAAAAAGGACTTGAAGGGAAGAAAACCATACACCTCTTTGTAAAAG
- a CDS encoding DUF190 domain-containing protein codes for MSSALLRIYLKQNSTYHGKSIHEAVLELLRDSGIIGATLLRGIEGYGTDGKIHTLKILELSNGLPVVVEAVDSEEKIRALVPKLREIVGKELMTMQAVEIL; via the coding sequence ATGTCATCTGCACTTCTCCGCATCTATCTGAAACAAAACTCAACCTACCACGGCAAATCCATCCACGAAGCAGTCCTCGAACTTTTGCGTGATTCCGGCATCATCGGCGCAACCCTGCTCAGAGGAATCGAAGGTTACGGGACAGACGGAAAGATCCATACCCTGAAGATCCTGGAGCTGAGCAATGGTCTTCCAGTAGTTGTGGAAGCGGTTGATAGTGAAGAAAAAATTCGGGCTCTAGTTCCGAAGCTGAGAGAAATTGTAGGAAAAGAGCTTATGACGATGCAGGCAGTGGAGATTCTTTAA
- a CDS encoding isocitrate/isopropylmalate dehydrogenase family protein, giving the protein MTQYKIPVLPGDGIGPEILAEGRKVIDAAGERFGFDVEWIEYPHGADHYLETGELISEETLKELSGYPAIYLGSIGDPRIAPGVLEKGILLTARFYFDQYVNLRPIKLLEGVWTPIKDKTSKDIDFVVVRENTEDFYVGIGGRAKKGESKDLLEVKRTLYSAKFGLDIETDSEEIGYQIGLISKEGTKRVIEYAFDLAENRKKHISSVDKANVLSDIYGLWREEFSAVAEKHPGVTTDFNFVDAITMWFVKNPEWFDVVVTPNMFGDIITDLGAMIQGGLGLAPGGNINPNGTSMFEPIHGSAPKYKGLNKVNPIATIWAGAMLIEQLGEKEAADNIVSAIQKNILDSKVKTYDMGGRSTTSDVGDDITRIIKGE; this is encoded by the coding sequence ATGACGCAGTATAAGATTCCGGTCCTCCCCGGCGACGGGATAGGCCCAGAAATCCTCGCCGAAGGCAGAAAAGTAATTGACGCCGCAGGCGAGAGATTTGGTTTTGATGTAGAATGGATTGAATACCCGCATGGAGCAGATCACTACCTGGAAACAGGAGAACTGATTTCGGAAGAAACCTTAAAGGAATTGTCCGGTTACCCTGCCATTTACCTTGGCTCCATCGGAGACCCGAGGATTGCCCCCGGGGTTCTTGAAAAGGGAATCTTATTAACTGCACGCTTTTACTTTGACCAGTACGTCAACCTGCGCCCGATAAAACTCCTCGAAGGAGTCTGGACCCCAATCAAGGATAAGACCTCAAAAGACATCGACTTTGTCGTGGTCAGGGAAAACACCGAGGACTTCTACGTAGGAATCGGCGGCAGAGCAAAAAAAGGAGAGAGTAAAGACCTCCTTGAAGTCAAAAGGACACTCTACTCCGCAAAATTCGGCCTTGACATCGAGACCGACAGCGAAGAAATTGGGTACCAGATCGGCCTTATCTCAAAAGAAGGTACAAAAAGAGTTATCGAATACGCCTTTGACCTTGCAGAAAACCGGAAAAAACACATCTCATCTGTTGATAAGGCAAACGTCCTTTCCGACATCTACGGCTTATGGAGAGAAGAGTTCAGCGCGGTTGCTGAAAAGCACCCCGGCGTTACCACGGACTTCAACTTCGTTGACGCCATTACAATGTGGTTTGTGAAAAACCCTGAATGGTTCGATGTGGTCGTAACTCCGAACATGTTCGGAGACATCATAACCGACCTCGGAGCCATGATCCAGGGCGGCCTCGGCCTTGCTCCCGGCGGAAACATCAACCCGAACGGGACAAGCATGTTCGAGCCAATCCACGGTTCAGCCCCTAAATACAAGGGTCTGAACAAAGTCAACCCGATTGCCACAATCTGGGCAGGCGCAATGCTCATAGAACAGCTCGGAGAAAAGGAAGCTGCAGACAACATAGTAAGTGCAATCCAGAAAAATATCCTGGACAGCAAAGTCAAAACCTACGACATGGGCGGCAGAAGCACCACCTCAGACGTCGGGGACGACATTACAAGAATAATAAAGGGAGAATAA
- a CDS encoding 3-isopropylmalate dehydratase small subunit has translation MKGRAWKFGNDVDTDAVIPGRYLIFNTPEELAKYTFEGVRPDFARNVHENDIVVAGSNFGCGSSREHAPLALKGSKVSCVIAKSFARIFFRNAINIGVPVLECPDTDRIDDGNELEVDIATGVIQNKTKGETYQATPLPDFVREIVDAGGLIEYARKLVSEQ, from the coding sequence ATGAAAGGAAGAGCCTGGAAATTCGGAAATGACGTGGATACGGATGCAGTAATTCCCGGAAGGTACCTGATATTTAATACCCCGGAAGAGCTTGCGAAGTATACATTTGAAGGCGTACGCCCTGATTTTGCAAGAAATGTTCATGAAAATGACATCGTGGTCGCAGGAAGCAATTTCGGCTGTGGGTCCTCGCGCGAACACGCACCTCTTGCCCTTAAAGGGTCAAAGGTATCCTGTGTGATCGCAAAGTCTTTTGCAAGGATCTTTTTCAGGAATGCGATCAATATCGGAGTCCCTGTCCTTGAATGCCCGGACACGGACAGGATCGATGACGGAAATGAACTTGAAGTAGACATTGCAACAGGGGTCATTCAAAACAAAACAAAAGGAGAGACCTACCAGGCAACCCCCCTCCCGGATTTCGTCCGCGAGATCGTGGATGCGGGAGGGCTTATAGAGTATGCCCGGAAACTAGTCTCTGAGCAATGA
- a CDS encoding ATP-binding protein, with the protein MPEGENKKFKPAFGGKFSGTLRVLGNEKNEGKGLLFLGNYMALDHSRGAAVYLDALKPHAVLICGKRGYGKSYTMGCMLEELAFLPPAIKEKLASLIIDTMGIFWTMSYPNTSEAGRLKSWDLAPTGLDTEVFVPAGKVEAYKTRNIEVKPFSISIRELSGSQWCRLLKIEEVSPLGIMLVRTIESLREKSEPYSFEDIISEIFRDTRSDSASKGAAENYFRAVKSWGLFLKEGTPLSELISGGRTTVLDISALENENVCAAAVSILAGRLYAERLEARRAYEKQQMGEKQEGKEFPMVWFFIDEAHIFVPAGTESLASEVLINRCLRQGRQPGLSLVLATQRPASLHPDVVSQSDLLICHRLTSSDDILALETSRPLYMQESLRAYLKKMGSERGAALIIDDHSESVHMVRIRPRKSWHGGGEPSALEPGRGEKEETAAQNPQQFA; encoded by the coding sequence ATGCCTGAGGGAGAGAATAAAAAGTTCAAACCTGCTTTCGGGGGAAAATTCAGCGGGACATTGCGCGTTCTTGGTAATGAAAAAAATGAAGGAAAAGGACTCCTGTTTCTTGGAAACTATATGGCACTTGACCATTCGAGGGGAGCAGCCGTTTATCTGGATGCCCTTAAACCTCATGCTGTTTTGATCTGTGGGAAAAGAGGGTATGGAAAATCTTATACGATGGGATGCATGCTGGAAGAACTTGCCTTTCTCCCTCCTGCCATCAAGGAAAAACTTGCCTCCCTTATCATTGATACCATGGGAATTTTCTGGACAATGAGTTATCCGAATACTTCCGAGGCAGGAAGGCTAAAAAGCTGGGACCTTGCCCCCACGGGACTCGATACCGAGGTTTTCGTGCCGGCAGGAAAGGTCGAAGCCTATAAGACGCGAAACATAGAGGTAAAGCCTTTTTCGATTTCAATCCGGGAGCTCTCCGGAAGCCAGTGGTGCAGGCTCCTCAAGATTGAAGAGGTTTCTCCTCTTGGAATTATGCTCGTAAGGACTATTGAATCCCTCCGGGAAAAAAGTGAACCTTATTCTTTTGAAGACATTATCAGCGAGATATTTCGGGATACACGTTCGGATTCAGCATCTAAAGGAGCTGCTGAAAACTATTTCAGGGCTGTGAAATCCTGGGGTCTGTTTTTAAAGGAAGGGACGCCTCTATCAGAACTAATATCAGGGGGCAGGACAACAGTCCTTGATATAAGCGCCCTTGAAAATGAAAACGTTTGCGCTGCGGCAGTATCAATTCTTGCAGGCAGGCTTTATGCAGAGAGGCTTGAGGCAAGAAGAGCCTATGAAAAGCAGCAGATGGGAGAAAAGCAGGAAGGAAAAGAGTTCCCTATGGTCTGGTTTTTCATAGATGAGGCTCATATATTCGTTCCCGCAGGGACAGAAAGTCTTGCTTCGGAGGTGCTTATTAACCGCTGCCTCAGGCAGGGTAGGCAGCCCGGGCTCTCCCTGGTACTGGCAACCCAGAGACCCGCAAGCCTTCACCCCGATGTTGTCTCGCAGAGCGACCTTCTGATCTGCCACCGCCTCACCTCAAGTGATGATATCCTTGCTCTTGAAACATCGCGGCCTCTTTATATGCAGGAAAGCCTCAGGGCATACCTGAAGAAAATGGGGAGTGAAAGGGGAGCTGCATTGATAATAGATGATCACTCAGAATCTGTCCATATGGTGCGCATCCGCCCGAGGAAGAGCTGGCACGGTGGAGGAGAGCCAAGTGCTCTTGAACCCGGAAGAGGGGAAAAAGAAGAAACAGCTGCTCAAAACCCTCAGCAATTTGCTTAA